GCTTTTTTCTCTAACTTTTTTACTAGTCGATATATTAACATTCCACAAGATAAACAACTTCAAAACAAAATGGCAGAAGCGCATACAGTGAGTTTTGTTGTGACTAGTTTTTTCTTATCATTCATGTTAATAATGCTTATATTCAACGTAAGTTATGAGATTTTTAAAGCTACATTTTGCATTGTTTTTGCTTTAATTTTTATTATAGATTCGTACTTACTTTATATAAATACACGGGAATTAATCAAAAATAAAACTTAGACTTCTGTTTTATCAGCCTATAACAGAATTATCAATTGGTACATAATTAACCTATGGGAGATGAAAAGAAATTACTCCACTACCTGCTGCAATATTTTTATGATTTGGATTACGCTTTAACTGTTAGAAATATAAAAAGGTAATAAGGTATAATTATGTTAAGCTTACGTTAAATTTTACTGTAGATTGGAAATAGAAGAAGGATTTTAGGGAATTTTGTAGAATTTATAGTATTGTGTTCCAGTGGTTGTTTTTTATTATAGTTTGAGAGATTATAATTTGTATAAATTTTGCATAAACGGAGGATGAAAATGGACAGTGTACTTTCAGTAAAAAATCTAAAAAATATTATGGGAAGGTAAAGGCAGTTGATGGGATTTCATTTGAGATGTATCCTGGAGAAGTTGTAGTGCTTATAGGTCCAAATGGTGCAGGGAAAAGTACTACTTTAAGGATTTGATAGTGAGATGGGAGTGAGAGCTATGTCAAAAGAAAGAGAATATTATTACATAGGAAAGAGAAGAGGTACTGATATATGGGAAGTTATGCTTAAATATGGTGTACTTTCAGCATCTCATTTTGAAGTTCGATTTCCTGATGACCCAACAATGACACTTTCTGAAGGAAGAGAAGAATTTCTTGGGCTACCTAAAATTTCTGTGGAGCCATGGAGTGGTATGAAGGGAGCTATTGCTATAAAAGGGGAAATGACAAAAGAGGCAAGAGAATTATTCTTACAAATTATAGAAACTAGAAGAATAAGGCTTTGGGATTTTATACTTTTTAGAGATGAAAGAAAACTTCTATCAGTTTCAGATTTTGATGATCGCATTGTGACGGAGAATTTTGCTAAAGAATTTATGGAAAAACTCTTTCTTACTTGGTTTGAACCTATTCCAGAACCGGAAATTAAATCAGAGGGAATTTCAAGAGATTTTCTTGAAGAAGTCAGTCAGGCGATTCAAGAAGCATTATCTAAATTGGTACTAGACCTAGAAAATGATAAAAATTGAAGGTGAGGGGTAATTTTGGTAGAAGTTATTGGACTTACTAAAGTGTTTAAAAACATTAAAGCAGTAGACAATTTAAGTTTTAGAGTAGAAGAAGGAGAAATATATGGCCTTTTGGGTGAAAATGGTGCAGGCAAAACCACAACTTTAAGAATGCTTGCTACAATGCTTAAGCCTACGAATGGGACAGCCATTATAAATGGAAAAGACTTAATAAAAGAACCAGAAGAGATAAGAAAAGAAGTTGGGATACTTTTTGGAGGAGAAAGCGGTTTATACGACAGGCTTACTGCAAGGGAAAATATACTTTATTTTGCAGAGCTTCATGATATGGATAAAAAGGAGGCAAATAAAAAAATTGATATATTAGCCCGTAAATTTGATATGACTGAATTTATTGATAGACCAGCAGGCAAGCTTTCAAAAGGAATGAAGCAAAAGGTAGCAATTGTGAGGTCAATAATACATGACCCTAAGGTGATGCTTTTTGATGAGCCAACGTCAGGACTCGATGTAGGTTCAGTAAGAGAAGTGCACGACTTTATAAGGTTTTGTAAAGAAGAAGGAAAGACAATTATTTTCTCAAGCCACAGCATGTCAGAGGTAGAAAAACTTTGCGACAAGATAGGTATAATACACAAAGGAAAACTTATAGAGGAAGGGACTATTGCAGATTTAAAGGAGAAATACAAAACAGACAATCTTGAAGAGTTATTTATGGAATTGGTAGGTGAGAAAATTGAAGTTTAAGCATGTATACATAGTTTTGAAAAAAGAGCTAAAGGACATTTTTAGAGATAAAAAGACATGGATTGTTACAATTTTACTTCCTGCCTTGTTTATTCCTATAATGATGTACATAGTAATAGGTGGAGCAGAAAGCATATCAGAACAAAAAATAAGCGAGACAAAAATAGCAATTATAGATGAAGGAAATAATGCAAAATTTATAAATTATTTAAAATCGACAGGAATAAGTATAGTAACGGGTTTGCAAAATCCCAAAGAAAGTCTTGAAAAAGGCGATATAAGGGCAATTGTAGTTATACCTTCTGATTTTGATAAAAATATAGAAGAAGGCAAGAACGCTGATTTAACAATTCAGGTAGACATGTCAAATATGAAATCTTCAAATGCAGAGAATATGATAAGAGGTCTTATAAAAGAATATGCGAATAATATTGTAAAAGAAAGACTTATAACAAAAGGCATAGATCCTAAAATATTAGATCCAATTGCAATAAAGACAGAAAATATTGCCTCACAGAGTAAAATGGCAGGGTCTTTTTTAGCATTCATTGTGCCAATGCTTTTGACTTTATGGACGGCAACAGGAGGTATGGGAGCAGCTGTTGATTTGGCAGCAGGTGAGAAAGAAAGAGGTACGTTAGAACCTTTACTTACGACTTCTGCATCAAGGCTTTCTATAATGGCAGGCAAATACTTAGCTGTAACAACCATGGCACTTATAAGTGCTATTGCTTCACTTTTGGGACTTTTTGCTTCCTTTTCTTTAAATAAAGATATGGCATCTTTAAATGCCGATTTTAGGTTGAGTACAACGGCAATAGTTGTCATGTTCGTGGCTGCCTTTTTTACAGCATCAATATTTGCTGCACTGGAGCTTGCTTTAAGTGCATATGCAAAATCTTTTAAAGAAGGGCAGACATATATTTCACCTTTAATGTTTATTGCAATAATTCCGGCATATTTGGTGATGTATAAAATGCCAAATGAAATACCTATATCTTATTTTGCAATACCTGTATTTGGGACTATTTCAATATTTAAAGAATTACTTTATGGAATTATTAATATGACACACATAGGGATATTTGTATTTTCATCAATAGTATATGTGGCTATTAGTATATATATAGCAGCACTAATGTTTAAACAGGAATGGGCACTATTTAGAGTGTAAAAAATCTTTTATAATTTGCAAATAGCAGGGGAAACCCTGTATTTTTTTGCTTGTATATAGGACAGCAATTTACATTGTAACCATTTTGTAACCAGAATTTAAGAATTTCTTAATAAATTTTAACATTTAAAAGGGTATAATGGAAGAAAGAGTCTTTGAGATATTAAAAAATATATGGAAAGGGTCAATAAATGATGTTTAAACAACCTTTAAAAATCATGCTTGTTTTATTTACTTTATCCGGATTATTATCGGCATGTGGTTATACATTTAAAAATGAAGAAGACCATGTTAAGTATACAATTGAAAAGTTTTACAATGTGCAGTATAAAGCGTACTTAAAAATGGAATATATTGACACAACACCATATCTGGATATGACAAAAATACAGAATCAAAATAAAGTAATAGCACTTAAAGAATTAACATTTAGAAGAAAATATGCTTTTGAAAAAGGGTATGGATACGTTGAAAGAAGGCGATTTCCTTTGAAATTTAATTACAAAAATATAGATATAAATGGTAACAGAGCAAAAGTTGTAGTGGAATTAGAAATAGATCGTACTAAGGCTTACCCAATGTTTATATGTCCAGGTGATAATATCTTTGAATTGGAAAAACAAGACGGGCATTGGAAGATAATAAATCATACATATCAAGGCTTGACACAGTATGAATTATGGATTGATAAAAAATTACCTGAACCAGATTATGAAAAAATAAAGCGTCAATTAGATAAAGAATTTGGCGAAACAAATGGTACAGTATACATAGGTTCTATGGATTCTTACTTCTACGCAATAGGAAGATAATAAGACAGATATTTTTGCAAATGTAAGGAGGAGTTTAAAATTGAAAAGAATATTGGTTCATGGATTACTTCAATTTTACTAATAACTTCATTAATTTTAAACCTGCAACACTATAAAGTTATCCAGAATTATAAAGCTCAAATGGATAGTATTAATGGATATTTTATGAATAGTTTACGCTTTTTAAGTTTAAATATTGAAAAATTTGATGGAAGCGAAAGGGACTTAATATTTTTAGTTCTATATTTCTCATAGACTCCCATGCCGCAAATGCGGCACCAGCAGAGGATGAAAATGTCCTTTTTTGATGATATAATCAGTACAGCGGCTGGTGAAGAAAGGTCGTTCTTACCTTGGTGCTTTGAGCCCGACTCATAGACAGACTCCAACGACCAGGTGCACCACAGATTGTTGCTCCCTTTACGGGAAGCACGCAGGATAGAATAACCCCTTATGGTTGTTGCACCAGCTCTTCAATTTTACAGTCGCTATCGTTCAAATTTTAAAAAAGGAGTTGGCTCTTTCATGGATTTAGTTTACTCTCACGTTTGCGGATTAGATGTCCATAAAAAGAATGTCGTAGCTTGTATAATAACACCAGAAGGTAAAGAAATCCGCACTTTTTCAACTATGACCGATGACCTTATTGCATTAAAAGAATTTATTAAAGCTAAAGGTTGTTCTGTTGTTGCTATGGAAAGTACCGGCTCTTATTGGAAACCTATTTACAATCTACTTGAGCTTGAGAGCATTAAAATCCTACTCGTCAATGCTAAGCATATTAAAAATGTCCCTGGTAGAAAAACCGATGTAAAAGATGCTGAGTGGATAGCAAGTCTCTTGCAACATGGCCTTTTGCAAGGCAGCTTTGTGCCAGATCGTGAACAAAGAGAGCTTCGCGAACTTGTCCGCTATAGAAAAAGCCTCATTGAAGAAAAATCAAGAGAACTTAATCGCATACAAAAGGTTTTAGAAGGAGCTAATATCAAACTGTCTTCGGTAGTCTCTGATATCAACGGGGCATCCAGTCGTTCTATACTTGAGGCTATTATAAATGGTGAAGAAAATCCCGAAACCCTGGCTGAGCTTTCTCAAGGCAAGCTAAAAAATAAAATGGATGAACTAAAACGCGCTTTAAAAGGCTTGATCAATCATCACCAAAGGATGCTTCTGGAAATACAGCTTAGACATATTGATTACCTTGATGAAGAAATAGCAAAATTAGACGAAGAAATTAAAAATCGAATGCTCCCTTTTGAAAAAGACCTGGCACTGCTGGATACAATCCCTGGAGTCGGAAGAAGAACTGCAGAACAAATAATAGCCGAAATCGGCACGAATATGGAACAGTTCCCCTCTGCTGCCCATTTGTGTTCTTGGGCAGGGTTGTGTCCAGGTCATAATGAAAGTGCTGGTAAACAAAAGTCTGCAAGAACTCGAAAAGGTAACCAAAAATTGCGAAGCTCTCTTATTGAAGCTGCCAGAGCTGCCTCAAGGGCAAAAGATACTTATCTTTCAAGTCAGTACCACCGCATCGCTGCTCGAAGAGGAGCAAACCGTGCAGCAGTTGCAGTGGCACATAGCATTTTAATTATAGTTTATCATATTCTCAAGCAAAAGCAACCATATATTGAATTAGGTCCTACTTATTATGAAGAGAAAAAGCGTAATATGATTATTCGTCAATCTTTAAAAAAGCTAGAGTCTTTAGGCCTTAAGGTCACGGTCGAATCTGCAGTGTCTTAACTTTTAATTTAACTTTATTAACCATTTATTTATCCCATATTTTTACATCGGTATGGGTTTAGTTTTTTGTTGCCTTTTTGAGAGACACTATTTTCAGGATAGGTGTTTTATTTTCCTACATGTATCTAAAGACAGGGAATCTGTGGATGCCGATTGGATATCACATATCGTGGAATTATTTCCAAGGTTACATATTTGGGTTTAATGTGAGTGGCAATGCTATGAGAGGCATTTACAATGCTTTTCCGAAAAACAATTTCCTCTCCGGAGGGGAGTTTGGACTGGAAGGAGGAATAATTACTACTCTTGTTATCTTAATTACTTTTTTAATACTGTATTATTATTTTGAAAGATACAGAAAAGTGCAAGAAGTAGAATTGGGATAAAAAGAAGGGATAGCAGTGAATATTGACGAAAGAGTTTTAGGTATAGACGGTGCTAAAGGCGGATGGGCTGTAGCTACTTGTAAAAATGGGAAGGCTTTTGTGCAATTTTTTAAAAAAATTGAGGATGTATGGCATTCTTACAGGGATAAATTAGAACTTGTTCTCATTGATATTCCCATTGGTCTTCCTCATTCGGAGAAAAGGTATAGAAGCTGTGATGAAGAAGCGAGGAAATTTCTGGGGTATCCTCGCTCTTCCAGTATATTTTCTCCTCCTTGCAGAGAAGTTTTTAAGGCTAGAGATTATAAAGAGGCACTAGCTATAAATAAAAAGATTTTGGGGAAAGGGTTGTCAAAACAAGCCTGGAATATTGTTCCCAAAATAAAGGAAGTGGATGAATTTGTAATTAAAAATCCAGAAGCAGTTAAATTTTTAAAAGAATCTCATCCAGAGGTGGCTTTTAAAGGCTTAAAAGGAGAGGTAGCAAAATTTAGTAAAAGAGATGAGGAAGGGTATAAAGAGAGAATAGAGTTTTTAAGAATACTTTTTAGAAAGTTTGGATGTGAGATAGTTGAAGATAAAATTAAAGGCTTAAGAAGAGACGATATAGTGGATGCTTTGATTTTACTTGCAACAGGGATTTTGGCTATTAAGAAAGAGGGAAATATATGCTCTTTCCCTACAAATTTTAAAGAAAAAGACCTTTTGGGGCTGCCAATGGAAATTTTCTTTGTAAAATTTAGCAGGTTAAATGAAATTTTTATAGAATAAATATTATTGTAAAAAAGTGTGAAGAGGGGGAGCAAAATGGCAGGTAATTATAGCGGTTTTTTTATAAAAGGGGAGGATGGGGCAGATATATACCTTCATCTTTGGGTGCCAGAGGAAATTCCCAGGGGTATTATTCAGGTATTTCATGGAATGGCTGAACAGGGGGGAAGATACCAAAATTTTGCCCGTTATATGAATGAAAAAGGATTTGTAGTATGTGCCGATGACCATAGAGGTCACGGGAAAACAGCAGGGAGCCTGGATAATGTAGGTTACATAGGAAAAGATGGCTTTAATAAGATAGTAGAAGATGAATATCTGATAATGAAGTTTTTGAAAGAAAAATACGGAAATCTTCCCATTGTTATATTTGGCCATAGTTTTGGATCTTTTGTGGCTCAAGAGTTTATGATAAGGTATGGCAAAGAAGTTAATGGCGTTATATTGAGCGGTTCCTCTGCAGTTAAGGAATTGCCTCTTAGATTTGGTTATGCTTTGGCTTTTGTCGAAAAAACACTTTTTGGTGAGAAAAAGAGGAGCAAAGTTTTAGATAGACTTACATTTGGAAGCTATAATAAAAGGATAAAGGGCGATAACCTGAGCAAATTTGAGTGGCTTTCAACAGATAAGGAAGAGGTTAAAAAATATGAAGAAGACCCTTATTGTGGCGGCGTCTTTACAGCGGGATTTTTTTATTACTTTTTTAAAGGACTTTTAAATCTGTATAAGCCTCAAAGGTTACTGGCAATACCAAAAGATTTGCCTTTATTTATAATTTCTGGAGAAGAAGATCCTGTAGGTGAGTATGGTAAATTAGTAAAGAGGCTCTATGAGCTTTACAAAAGTATAGGATTAAAACAAGTGAATATAAAGCTTTATCCAGGGAAAAGGCATGAGCTTCTCAATGAAGTAGAGAGGGAAAAGGTTTATGAAGATATTCTTACATGGATTGGAAAGAGAGTATTAAATTACTCGCAGTAAGACCATCAAAAAGGGCATTATAACGACACTGGATATTGTTGTATATGTGATCATACTTGTGGCAAATTCATAATCTGCTCCGTAAACTCTTGCTATAATTGCAGAGTTTACCAGCACAGGCATTGCTGACATTATGACAAATACATCTCTCATAAGCTTTGGTACTGGAATGAATATGTTTAGAAGCAATACGAAAGCAGGAGTTATTAAAAATCTTCCGACAAAAACTAAAATGGCATCTTTGTCAAGTTTAAATTTATCAAAACCCATTTCATGAATGACTATGCCAATGTAGAATATTGATAAAGGAGTAGTGAGGTTTCCAATCATTTTAAAGCTTTCAAAGAGAAATTTTGGGAGAGAAATATTTTCAAGTACAAAAATTACTCCTATTATAAAACCTAAAAGAGGAGGGTTGAATATTCTCTTTACAGTATCCCAGTTTAATATATTTTTTTCATTTTCATTCACATCTTGTATAATGCTATAAGCTCCTAAAGTCCACAGTATTGTTGTATTTGCCATGTAGTATAAAAGGGCATAAGGTGTTGCTATATCTCCAAAAAGAGCTTGAGCCATAGGGAGCCCAACAAAGATAGTATTTGAAAGAGAAAATATCACTACGAACACACCTTTTCTTCCCTTTTTTATTTTAAAAATTTCAGCAAATATGTAGGCGATGACATATGATAGGAGAATAGATAAAAATGGGATCAAAAGTCCTCTTACTGAGTGTTCCAATTGTTCTTTAGAAAAAGTTGTGGAGATGTTTATTATCATATTAAGAGGTAAAGATACGTTAATTACAAGCTTTGCAAAGAGATCCGATGTTGATTTGTCAAACCATCCTATTTTGGATAAATAATAGCCAAGCACCAGTATGAATACAATTATAAGAACTCCCTGGACTGCAGAGAAGAAAGTCTCCATCAAAAAAGCCTCCTTATGAGAGAGTACAGCACTGTGTTTAGATTTATTTATTAAGGATAACATAAAATGATAAAAATTTCAAAGAGGGAAGATATTATATGTAACAACAAAAAGATCAACTGGATGTATAATGTTGTTAAAGAAGTTTTAGGAGGAGTAAGTATGAAAAAAATATTTATTGGCTTGTTAATTTTAACTTTATTTTTTAGTGGGTGCCAGATTAATGTCAAAAATCATGATAATTTAGCAAAGCCCCCCAACCAAAATGTAAGTGAAGATGTTACTCCTAATGATATCCAAAATGAAAAATGGAGATGGAGTTTCAAAGATAATAAGATTTCATCCTTGAAGGATTTGCAATTGTATAAAAGTGATGATGGGGGTAAAACATGGACACAAATTTATATCCCCGTTAATAAAATTCCTGAGAGTGCTTATAAAGATGCTGAGAATATAGTACCTTACTTTATGGATAATAATGTGTGGATAGCATGGATTGTCCCCCAAACATTACATATACTTAAAACAAAAGATGGAGGTTTACATTGGGATATATTTAAATTTGAAATCGGCAAATATGGAGAAGCTATATCAGTTCTTCAATTTGTTACTCCTGAAGAGGGTTGGATTTTGACCACAATGAATGGTGCAGGAATGCAGATAAATTATTTATTGAAAACCAATGACGGAGGTAAAACGTGGGAAAATGTGAATATAACAGGCAAAAAGAACTATGATGGGATTTATAGTGCGGCAGATCGTTCAAATATGAAATTTTACAACAAAAATAATGGATGGATTAGTATCTCAAACAACTTAGGTCCTGCTCCACTGCTTTTTAGAACAACAGATGGTGGGAAAAGTTGGTCAAAAATAGAATTATCTGTGCCTGAGATTTATAAGAATTGTTATCTTTCATCTGCAAATGTACCTGTATTTGCTGATAATAAACAGGGGAAATTAATTTTGGAACTTTATGGGCCTAATAAAGATAATAAATTAGAAAAACATATTTTAGTTTATGAAACAATAGATGGGGGTAATACGTGGAGATTAAGAAAGAATTAATAATTTGTAACCAATTTGTAATATCTGATAAACGAAATAATGGTATAATGATGGTAGAAATATTTTGGAAAGGGAAATATTAAAAATGGGGTAGATGTTATTGAAAAAGAGGTTGGTATTGGTTATTAGTGCTATTCTAATGGTGTCGTTTTTTACCGTAATTGCTTTTGCGAATAGTACAATCAAATTGATTGTCAATGGTAGTGAAATTAAGCCAGATGTGCCACCGCAGATTATCAATGGAAGGACAATGGTGCCAATTAAGTGGGTAGCTGAAGCCGTAGGGGCAGAGGTGAAGTGGGACAAACAAGACAGAATTGTTACGATTTCTTTTAGTGATAAAGTAGAAACGGATTTGATTAGCAATTATTTGCGAACAGCTGAAACTCCTAAGCATTTTGTAGAAAACTTTGCCCATGCCTTGCAAGATCGAAATGGAGCTGTTGCTCGTTTGTTTTTAAGTCCCAAAATTAGGGGGCAAATAAAACCTGAAATAATAGGTCCTTCTACACCTGTAACAAAAATAGAAATTAAAGAAGTTTCTTATAGTAATTATTATTGGGTATATAATGTTAAGGCATATTATGGTCCTTATGATAATAATTCACCAACATTAGCTTTTGAAATAAAGTTGACAGTAGAACCAGAAAGATATCCTGACTGTTCAGTGGTTTCGAGTAGGTATTTTATTACCAAATTGGATTGGATTAATGGTAAGACTGAATTTATACCTAATTAAAGAGAAATATTGTCTGGGTTTAAGAAAGTTTCAGAGAAAAAGTTTTCTTGAATGGGTTATATACCATCAATAGATATAGGGGATTGGGCTTATTGTAGCTAAAGGCTAATAAGATATAACAATCAATATCGTAATTTTAATATTAATTGTTTCTCTTAACTCTTATTGATGATGCTGGAAAGATATAGATGATAAATTTTGAAATTAATGAAAACATATATTTTAAGGAGTGAGTCTGGATGAGAAAACTTCTCATTATTTTAATGGTAATATTATTTTTGAGTGGCTGCTATATTAATATCACAAAAACTGATAAAGACAGCTCAGAAAGCATTATACCTCCTGTGTCTAAAACAAAAGAAAATTTTAGTGAAAAAAAACAAACAAAATAAATATTAGTGAACTTCCTAAAAGCAAGGAAGAGACTGCGACTATTGAAGGTGTGGATTATAAAGTTTCATATACACTTTTTGATTGTTCTAAATTATCACCTGGTTTTATAACTTATATTCCGGAAAACATGGAAACAAGTATTAATAATTTTGGAGATGGAAGCACAACTGTGCGTATAGAAACTTCAAAAATAATAAATGGACAATTTCTTCATGACTATGACTATATTGAAATAACTTTTTTGCCGAGAAATGTAGATAAATCTTATGCAATTGAAAAAGTAAAAGGTCTTGCAAACAAATATAAGCTTAAAGAAGAGCAAAAGATTTTTAATTGGGCGATATTTCAGAGGAATGGAGTTTATGGAGTTATAGTTTTAGGAGAGCATGAAGGGAGATATTTCTATATTATTATTCATCCTACTCTTGAATCGTCAGACATGTTTAATCCAATAGCTAAAAATCTAATCAAGGAATTTATATGGGTAGATACAGGTACGAGATTATAAAAAATTACTCCCTCACATTTTAATTGTGAGGGAGTTTTAGTTTAGGTATCAGGTAGCAATGCAGACCAAGTTTGAGAACCAACAATTCCATCAGGTGTTAAGTTATGGTCTTTTTGAAACTTTATAACTGCGTTTTTCGTAATATCTCCAAAAATTCCATCTATATCAGTAAGTGTGAGATAACCATTGTAATATAGTGCATCCTGGCAAGTTGCTACATAAACATTTTGACTACCGTATTGAACTATTGGATAATATGGTGAACCTGGATCTCTTGCATCACCATGAACATGACTGCTATAATCTGGTTCAACGAAAGTCCAATAGGATAGAGCAATTTTATACATTTGCTCTAATGTTATATTTCCGTAATAAGGGACCATATCAAATGCTTTTCCTGCCATATGTTGAGAATATTTTGCTACTTGTCCAGGATATTTACTTGCTAAATCTTTATTGTGTTTAACAGAGCAATATGCGCGGGTGATACGTATAGGAGTTCCTATTGCTTTTCTATAGTTATTCCATTGATTTAGTGTTTTTGTATCTGTAAAAATATAAGTAGTATATAATTTATCAAAATCAGAGCTATAATCTGCCAATTCGTATACTGATAAATTTTCTGCTTTTGGCATTGGTTCTAATCCTTTTAGAGTATATCTTTCCCATTGAGAAGTATTTGTATTAAATATGTTTACTGAGAAAATTGTATTTTTAAGATCGGTACTCATAAGATTCCACCTCCTTCTATTATTTATTTTTTCAAGGACTAATCGGCCGATTTACCTTTCTACCTATTAAAGAGAGTTTTATATGCTAATTTACAACCCATCTAAGAAATCTTCTCCTAAAAATTCTCTCATTTTTTCAATGCTCTTTTCTTTGTTTTATTTACTGCCTGCTGCGAAATATGGAGCTTTAAGGCTATTTTCTAAGCAAATTATTAAGGGGAATTAATAAAAATTTAATAATTTGTAACCAATTTGTAATATCTGACAAACGAAATAATGGTATAATGTTGGTAGAAGAATTTATGGGAGGTTTTGGTGAGGAATGAAAAAAGCTCTTGTAATTTTGATAATTTTAACTTTGTTATTTGGCGGATGCCAAACAAAAAGAGAGGTTAAGGAGAGTAATACGTTTCACAAACTAATTCCTAATTTTCAATATTTCCAAATGATAGATAGAAATAATGGATGGGCTATTGGAGAAAATATGGGAGAAAATAAAGTATTTATTACAAATGATGGAGGCACTACATGGGTGACTGCTTCGACTTCTGCCATAGGTGACATTCGTGAATGGTTTTTTATGGATTCTGATCATGCTTGGATACTTTATTCTAATGAGACTCTCTATAAGACGGAAGATAGAGGTAA
The sequence above is a segment of the Thermoanaerobacter ethanolicus JW 200 genome. Coding sequences within it:
- a CDS encoding copper amine oxidase N-terminal domain-containing protein translates to MLLKKRLVLVISAILMVSFFTVIAFANSTIKLIVNGSEIKPDVPPQIINGRTMVPIKWVAEAVGAEVKWDKQDRIVTISFSDKVETDLISNYLRTAETPKHFVENFAHALQDRNGAVARLFLSPKIRGQIKPEIIGPSTPVTKIEIKEVSYSNYYWVYNVKAYYGPYDNNSPTLAFEIKLTVEPERYPDCSVVSSRYFITKLDWINGKTEFIPN
- a CDS encoding peptidoglycan-binding protein, with the translated sequence MSTDLKNTIFSVNIFNTNTSQWERYTLKGLEPMPKAENLSVYELADYSSDFDKLYTTYIFTDTKTLNQWNNYRKAIGTPIRITRAYCSVKHNKDLASKYPGQVAKYSQHMAGKAFDMVPYYGNITLEQMYKIALSYWTFVEPDYSSHVHGDARDPGSPYYPIVQYGSQNVYVATCQDALYYNGYLTLTDIDGIFGDITKNAVIKFQKDHNLTPDGIVGSQTWSALLPDT